In the Brassica napus cultivar Da-Ae chromosome A7, Da-Ae, whole genome shotgun sequence genome, one interval contains:
- the LOC106356685 gene encoding uncharacterized protein LOC106356685 — protein sequence MNKRKNWKLVPVNGMTQKKMKPRASGTNLALFKRDIDELIDEFVEGDLTTFGDMKRVWLSRKFSYIYEAFPNTNLAFFIQSLYAHTIGHMVSIDSFSRRLGGLYCLYCLHDIQPFKPKFRIYISLQELGKFRDLIVEAKEKGVEIATAVGKKMLDKNVFIFGAVDFDETSTTEKLHQSIELQNRLVRCAYKKLTSETEIDKFIHLDMGKEVDLSSIHKQSIEYAEAKKRAVKSAGEIVEIGDIKHIAEEKELMGDKVEKLKEEWDSQKLSFCERTKFDGLDTTQKLLKDVEHDDDGDEDEDDGFGELDRLLSDS from the exons ATGAACAAGAGGAAAAACTGGAAGCTTGTTCCCGTTAATGGAATGACGCAAAAGAAGATGAAGCCGCGTGCTTCAG GGACGAATCTTGCTCTGTTCAAGAGAGACATCGATGAACTCATAGATGAGTTTGTGGAG GGTGATTTGACAACGTTTGGTGATATGAAGAGGGTGTGGCTATCTCGAAAGTTTTCTTACATATATGAAGCCTTCCCTAACACCAACTTAGCATTTTTCATCCAGTCACTATATGCTCATACCATTG GTCACATGGTTAGCATTGATTCTTTTTCACGGAGGCTTGGAGGTCTTTACTGTCTCTATTGCCTTCATGACATCCAGCCTTTTAAACCCAAGTTCCGGATTTATATCTCACTTC AGGAGCTTGGGAAATTTAGGGATCTTATAGTGGAGGCAAAAGAGAAAGGTGTAGAGATAGCTACTGCTGTGGGGAAAAAAATGCTTGATAAAAACGTGTTTATATTTGGAGCTGTGGACTTTGATGAAACGTCTACAACCGAGAAACTTCATCAATCGATTGAGCTACAGAACAGACTTGTGCGGTGTGCTTACAAAAA GTTAACCTCTGAAACCGAGATTGACAAGTTTATTCATTTGGATATG GGTAAAGAAGTTGATTTGAGCTCCATACATAAACAGTCTATAGAGTATGCAGAAGCCAAGAAGCGCGCAGTGAAAA GTGCAGGAGAGATAGTGGAGATTGGGGACATAAAGCACATAGCGGAAGAGAAAGAGTTGATGGGAGATAAGGTTGAGAAACTGAAAGAGGAATGGGATTCACAAAAACTTTCATTTTGTGAAAGAACCAAGTTTGACGGTCTTGATACGACACAGAAACTTCTGAAAGATGTTGaacatgatgatgatggagatgaagatgaagatgatgggTTTGGTGAGCTTGACCGCTTACTTTCCGACAGCTGA
- the LOC106355484 gene encoding beta-galactosidase 15-like encodes MAFTVTILYQTSPTLLRCGLRIGPDGLSNGVYHGGTNFDRTAGGPYITTSYDYDVPLDEYGNLNQPKYGHLKQLHDVLHSMERALTYGDISTIDFGNYASITTQTSMMVKKSNEAENIPSTLKWSWRPENMDNFLLKGKGKSTQTQLFDQKVVTNDHHDYLCTAHVLHVFVNGKHIGNQHAENGKFNYVFEKDVKFKSGRNVIALLSITVELANYGAFFENKPAGITGPIFITRINGDETIVKDLSAHKWSYKTGLNGFENQLFRTESMFKWYHVPRSFLNAEGDNTLVLFEEMGGNPSLVNFQTTRVGSVCANVYEKTIIELSCDRKSIFVIKFASFGNPYGNCGSFEKGSCESSNNAVDILTQKCIGKEKCSIEISKEKFGAPDCGGAPRRLAVEAIC; translated from the exons ATGGCTTTTACTGTGACAATTTTGTACCAAACAAGCCCAACACTCCTAAGATGTGGACTGAGAATTGGACCGGAtg GTTTAAGCAATGGAGTG TACCATGGAGGCACCAACTTTGACAGAACCGCAGGTGGTCCGTACATCACAACTTCATATGATTATGATGTTCCCCTTGACGAATATg GTAATTTGAATCAACCAAAATACGGGCATTTGAAACAACTTCATGATGTTCTTCACTCTATGGAAAGAGCTCTCACATACGGAGACATCTCCACCATTGATTTTGGAAACTATGCAtcg attaccACTCAGACTTCAATGATGGTTAAGAAATCAAATGAAGCTGAAAATATCCCTTCAACTCTGAAATGGTCATGGAGACCAGAGAACATGGACAATTTCCTTttgaaaggaaaaggaaaatctACACAGACACAACTATTTGATCAGAAAGTAGTAACCAATGATCATCACGATTATCTATG TACTGCTCATGTCCTTCACGTTTTTGTCAATGGAAAACATATTG GTAATCAACACGCTGAGAATGGAAAATTTAACTATGTATTTGAGAAAGATGTGAAGTTTAAGTCTGGTCGTAATGTGATTGCTCTTCTTAGCATAACTGTGGAACTTGCG AATTATGGTGCTTTCTTTGAAAATAAGCCGGCTGGAATCACTGGACCCATTTTTATTACTAGAATAAATGGTGATGAAACTATAGTTAAAGACTTATCTGCTCATAAATGGAGCTATAAAACTGGTTTAAATGGGTTTGAGAACCAACTCTTTAGAACGGAATCAATGTTTAAATG GTACCATGTTCCTCGTTCTTTCTTGAATGCAGAAGGAGATAACACACTAGTTTTGTTTGAGGAGATGGGAGGAAACCCATCGCTTGTCAATTTCCAAACTACGAGAGTGGGAAGTGTATGTGCTAACGTATACGAGAAAACAATTATTGAGCTTTCATGCGATAGAAAATCCATTTTTGTCATCAAATTTGCATCTTTTGGTAACCCATATGGCAATTGTGGATCTTTTGAAAAAGGATCTTGTGAATCAAGTAACAACGCGGTTGATATTCTCACACAAAAATGCATTGGAAAAGAGAAATGTTCCATTGAGATCTCTAAGGAAAAGTTTGGAGCACCAGATTGCGGTGGTGCTCCTAGAAGGCTCGCTGTCGAAGCTATATGCTAA
- the LOC106352825 gene encoding cytochrome P450 71B5 — MSIFICFLLLFPLLLIFSKKLLPSKEKLPPGPTGLPIIGNLHQFGRFLHKSLHKISQEYGPVMLLHFGVVPVIIVSSKEGAEEVLKTHDLETCSRPKTVGTGLFTYNFKDVGFAPFGENWREMRKIMVLELFSQKKLKSFRYIREEESELLVKKVSNSANEKPTSSVDLRKVIFSYAASIICRLAFGQNFHECDFVDMERVEELVLESETNLGSLSLADFFPAGWLIDRISGQHSRLNKAFAKLTTFFEHVIDDHLKTGQPQDHSDIISVMLDMINKPNKVGSFQVTDDHLRGVMSDVFLAGVNAGAITMIWTMTELSRHPLVMKKLQEEIRATLGPNKERITEEDLEKVEYLKLVIEETFRLHPPAPLLLPRLTMSDIKIQGYNIPKNTMIQINTYTIGRDPKNYTKPEEFIPERFVDNPIEYKGKHFELLPFGAGRRVCPGMATGIAMVELCLLSLLYFFDWSLPEGMTIKNIDMEETGAFVIAKKVPLELVPNLHRW, encoded by the exons ATGtctattttcatttgttttctcTTACTCTTCCCTCTCTTGTTGATTTTCTCTAAAAAGCTTTTACCGTCGAAAGAGAAGCTTCCTCCTGGACCTACCGGTCTACCGATAATCGGAAACTTGCACCAGTTTGGAAGATTTCTTCACAAATCTCTTCACAAAATCTCCCAAGAATATGGACCAGTGATGCTTCTCCATTTCGGGGTAGTCCCCGTGATCATTGTCTCTTCCAAAGAAGGAGCTGAGGAAGTGCTCAAGACTCATGATCTTGAGACCTGTAGCCGACCTAAGACTGTTGGGACGGGGTTGTTTACTTACAACTTTAAAGACGTTGGTTTTGCTCCTTTTGGTGAGAACTGGAGAGAGATGAGGAAAATCATGGTGCTCGAGCTCTTTAGTCAGAAAAAACTCAAGTCCTTCAGGTATATTAGAGAGGAAGAGAGCGAGTTGTTGGTCAAGAAGGTGTCAAATTCAGCTAATGAGAAACCAACCTCATCAGTTGATTTGAGAAAAGTCATTTTCTCATATGCGGCCAGCATCATTTGTAGACTCGCTTTTGGACAGAACTTCCACGAGTGTGATTTTGTGGATATGGAGAGAGTAGAAGAGTTGGTGCTTGAGTCAGAGACCAACCTCGGCTCGTTGTCGTTGGCCGACTTCTTCCCTGCGGGATGGCTCATTGACCGGATCTCCGGCCAGCACTCGAGGCTGAACAAAGCCTTTGCCAAACTCACCACTTTCTTTGAGCATGTGATTGATGATCATTTGAAGACTGGACAACCCCAAGATCACTCAGACATCATCAGTGTCATGTTGGATATGATCAATAAGCCCAATAAAGTCGGTTCTTTTCAAGTCACCGATGACCATCTCAGAGGAGTCATGTCG GACGTGTTTTTGGCTGGAGTAAACGCAGGAGCCATCACAATGATATGGACAATGACAGAGCTAAGCAGACATCCGTTAGTTATGAAAAAACTCCAAGAAGAGATTCGAGCAACACTCGGACCCAACAAAGAGAGAATCACAGAAGAAGATCTAGAGAAAGTTGAGTACTTGAAGCTGGTGATCGAGGAAACATTCAGATTACACCCACCAGCTCCTCTCTTGCTCCCAAGGCTTACAATGTCCGACATCAAGATTCAAGGCTATAACATCCCCAAGAACACCATGATCCAAATCAACACTTACACGATAGGACGTGATCCCAAAAACTATACAAAACCAGAAGAGTTCATCCCCGAGAGGTTTGTAGATAACCCTATAGAATATAAAGGTAAGCATTTTGAGCTATTGCCATTCGGAGCCGGACGTAGGGTCTGTCCTGGGATGGCCACGGGGATCGCCATGGTTGAGCTCTGCCTTCTCAGCCTTCTTTACTTCTTTGATTGGAGTTTGCCTGAAGGAATGACGATTAAAAACATTGACATGGAGGAAACCGGAGCTTTCGTCATCGCCAAGAAAGTTCCTCTAGAACTCGTACCAAATCTTCATCGCTGGTGA